One segment of Acidimicrobiia bacterium DNA contains the following:
- a CDS encoding YbjN domain-containing protein → MNRQSARSLVHEVASGWAADDASDVVWAGEHDGRIGVRMAQQTRDYTTLWFDVGDITVGFEAYLLPAPPRDPAEVYRQCLVRNMTSWPAHLALDRDGELVVVGRIPLALLSREELDRVLGAVYQLVELAFRPLVRAGFTAP, encoded by the coding sequence GTGAACCGGCAGTCGGCCCGCAGCCTCGTGCATGAGGTGGCGAGCGGATGGGCGGCCGACGACGCCTCCGACGTCGTGTGGGCTGGGGAGCACGACGGGCGCATCGGTGTTCGCATGGCTCAGCAGACGCGCGACTACACGACCCTGTGGTTCGACGTCGGCGACATCACGGTCGGCTTCGAGGCGTACCTGCTCCCTGCACCTCCCCGGGATCCGGCAGAGGTCTATCGCCAATGCCTGGTCAGGAACATGACGTCGTGGCCTGCCCACCTGGCGCTCGATCGCGACGGAGAGCTCGTCGTGGTCGGCCGCATCCCGCTCGCCTTGCTGAGCCGCGAGGAGCTCGACCGGGTACTCGGGGCGGTCTACCAGCTCGTCGAGCTCGCCTTTCGGCCGCTCGTGCGAGCCGGATTCACCGCTCCGTGA